GAGTTTCCGTGTACGATTCCCGACGATTGGCAAGGGTTCAATCTACAGCAACCCGGAAATCCTAAAACGGTGGAAGATTGGAAAGCGTCTATGGACGCCGCCGTTTTAAAGCAAGGAACAGCCTCTTTCGTCTTTCATCCGCATGGCTGGATTCGAACCGAGCAAATGATCGAGATCATCAACCATGCCGTGAACCGTCATGGCGATCGGGTCGCGTTCTTGCAATTCTCGCAGTGCCTGGATCGAGTAAATCAACATCTCTTAAAAGGACAACCTCTCCGAGATGCGAACGGAGAAGATAACGGCGTCCGGTTGCTCGATTTGAACGCAGACGGATACATGGACGTGGTGATTGGTAACGATCAGTTGCAGGTGACGCGGATCTGGCGACCGGCAGAACGCGCCTGGTTGGAAGCCGCCTTCCCAGTAAAGTTGGTAACGACCAGCGAAGGTGGCAAGCAGCGAAAAGAGCGGGTTCGGTTTGGAATCCAGTATGGAGAGGTCATCGCCGTGGCAGCGGATGAATCAATCCGATCGGCGTGGCGTTTCAAAGATAACGCTTGGACGGAAGATCGAGACCTTTTGCGTGGTTTGGAACTTGATGGAAAGCCGGTACAACTAGCCACCGCCGGGATTGATCAAGGCGTACGATTTCGCGATCTCAACAACGATGGGGACTGCGAGCTGATTGTGGGATCGGAAACAAAGCAGGGCATCTTTCAATGGAATCGACGAAAGCAGGCTTGGGATCTGCTGCCATTTGAGTTACCCGATGACACGGAAATCACCTTCAGCCATGGGCTCGATGCGGGACTGAGATTTGTGGATGTCGATGAAGATGGCTTCGATGACGTCGTTTTCTCCGACGAAGTGCGTTACTCGCTGAGTCTGTTCAAGTCGATGAAAGAGGGATGGTCGCGACAGGTCTCGTCAGGCCTTCGTGGCGATGACGGGGCCATTCCCATGATTTCACGTCTGGGGACGAATAACGGTGCCTGGTTTGCCGACAATTCAATTTGGATTCAAAACGAAGACACGTCGCGTTTACCCGACGGTGTCGATCGGATGTCCTTCGTCGAGATGCTCCGTCCCATTGATACACAGCCCAAGACCGCAGATGCGTCCCACAAGACAATTCGCACGCAGCCAGGGTTTCGCATTGACCAGGTCGCGGCCGAACCGCTGGTGATGGATCCGGTTTCGTTCGACTGGGGCCCCGACGGAAAGTTTTGGGTCGTGGAAATGGCCGACTACCCCCTTGGCGTCGATGGCAAGCCGGGTGGTCGTGTCCGATACCTGCATGATGTCGACAGAGACGGAACGTATGACAAATCGGTCCTGTTTTTGGAAGATTTGAATTTCCCGAACGGAGTGATGGCTTGGGGAAAGGGGGTCCTTGTCTCGGCTGCCCCTGAAATCTTCTATGCCGAGGATACAGACGGAGATGGTAAGGCGGACAAACGCGAGACGCTTTATGTTGGTTTCAAAGAAGGCAACCAACAGCACCGCGTCAACGGGTTCTGGCGGGGCCTCGACAATTGGATCTACATTGCCAATGGCGATAGTGGGGGAACCGTCCGTGCGGTAAAAACGGGAAAGACCTTAGATATAAATGGTCGCGACCTCCGAATAAGACCTGATACCGGCGAGATGGAGGCCGTTACCGGCCAAAGCCAATATGGCCGCGCAAGCGATGACTGGGGAAATTGGTTCGGGTGTAACAACTCGCAGGCCGTCTATCACTATGTGACTGACGATCATTACTATCTCCGCAATCCAAGTGTCCCTATGCAAAGGCCGATTCAGCGTATCGCCTCGGTTGATAATACTCCGATCTTCCCACGCAGTCGGATTCTCAGTCATTGGTCAGGGTACAAACCGCCTGCCCCCGGAGAACCAAGTCGGTTTACTTCCGCCAATGGCATCTGCATCTATCGCGACGAACGACTCGGTCCAGGCTTCGAGATCAGCGCTTTCGTCAGCGAGCCGGTTCATAACCTGATTCATCGGCATCAATTGACTCCGCAAGAAGTCACTTTCTCGGGACATCGTGCTCCAGGAGAGGATCGAAGTGAATTCGTCGCCTCATCCGACTCTTGGTTTCGCCCTGCGGCGATTCGCACTGGCCCCAACGGCGGAATCTGGTTTGCGGATATGTATCGGCTAGTTCTCGAGCATCCCCAGTGGATTGATGACGAAGAAGAAAAGCGAATCGATTTGCGTGCAGGTCACGACAAAGGGCGAATCTATCGCATCTTGCCCGTTACCGAGGAGCCATCAGCGGTCCCTTATTTTGACTCGCTGACCAATCTAGAATTAACCGAACAGTTGGCAAGTTCGAATGGATGGCGGCGTGATATGGCGCAGCATCTGCTGATCGAACGCAGCGCCAGCGATGTCGTACCGGCGTTGGCCAAATTGACCCAAACGTCTGAAAACCCACTGGGGCG
Above is a genomic segment from Blastopirellula marina containing:
- a CDS encoding PVC-type heme-binding CxxCH protein, yielding MLRYPLLASFFLFLACCQANANDANRLTYLDQFCDPYYVGRDFPKLTTPQWIGDDKVEGVVVLAIDDLRDTAKYEAYLRPIFERLKKINGSASVSIMTNSVDVNNPILQTWLAEGVGLDAHTATHPCPCLQGGDFEAGKRSYEDCVDMLFSIPNSRPVAFRFPCMDSKNTPSPRMIAEVLASTTEKGNFLQIDSSVVIAHTADDPELPRDLVIDADGQGRFTKYIPFPSFVNKVENYPYPYVIGRKIWEFPCTIPDDWQGFNLQQPGNPKTVEDWKASMDAAVLKQGTASFVFHPHGWIRTEQMIEIINHAVNRHGDRVAFLQFSQCLDRVNQHLLKGQPLRDANGEDNGVRLLDLNADGYMDVVIGNDQLQVTRIWRPAERAWLEAAFPVKLVTTSEGGKQRKERVRFGIQYGEVIAVAADESIRSAWRFKDNAWTEDRDLLRGLELDGKPVQLATAGIDQGVRFRDLNNDGDCELIVGSETKQGIFQWNRRKQAWDLLPFELPDDTEITFSHGLDAGLRFVDVDEDGFDDVVFSDEVRYSLSLFKSMKEGWSRQVSSGLRGDDGAIPMISRLGTNNGAWFADNSIWIQNEDTSRLPDGVDRMSFVEMLRPIDTQPKTADASHKTIRTQPGFRIDQVAAEPLVMDPVSFDWGPDGKFWVVEMADYPLGVDGKPGGRVRYLHDVDRDGTYDKSVLFLEDLNFPNGVMAWGKGVLVSAAPEIFYAEDTDGDGKADKRETLYVGFKEGNQQHRVNGFWRGLDNWIYIANGDSGGTVRAVKTGKTLDINGRDLRIRPDTGEMEAVTGQSQYGRASDDWGNWFGCNNSQAVYHYVTDDHYYLRNPSVPMQRPIQRIASVDNTPIFPRSRILSHWSGYKPPAPGEPSRFTSANGICIYRDERLGPGFEISAFVSEPVHNLIHRHQLTPQEVTFSGHRAPGEDRSEFVASSDSWFRPAAIRTGPNGGIWFADMYRLVLEHPQWIDDEEEKRIDLRAGHDKGRIYRILPVTEEPSAVPYFDSLTNLELTEQLASSNGWRRDMAQHLLIERSASDVVPALAKLTQTSENPLGRLHALCALDGLNALTSDVLAAAFSDPHAGVRRHAIRLAETTLDADAALQGALSARLDDPDPMVALQLAYSLGQWHSSDSGRLLAKLAVMHRDEPHIVSAALTSLNAENILSAYSEMISSDVTAGPDSPILYEMMRIGAGFKQPKIVESMAAALLQEDGSSLSTWKRKAIAQLMGAARKNGAAWQDSLSADNRGKLTAEIGAARNRLDDLESTDDDIRMDINLVLQAGGNSAEDILLIASLLEPQTRSGLQIAAIQELAKVESDLAAQELFSGWPGYTPAVRKELLETVLTRTSWSLKLLREIEHQRISPADLGSDARKRLLEHPNKEIATLARAQLAQSSTASRAEVMQRYESAWQRNTGDVQKGRVLFVTHCSVCHRLEGKGFNVGPDLTGLTNKSPEALAVAILDPNRAVEDKFIEYATVTDDGRTFSGILASESGTSVTLRGQGGKEQTVLREEIEHLRSTSRSLMPEGFEQVLDPQALSDLIRYIAEAKAE